From the genome of Oxyura jamaicensis isolate SHBP4307 breed ruddy duck chromosome 2, BPBGC_Ojam_1.0, whole genome shotgun sequence, one region includes:
- the ESRP1 gene encoding epithelial splicing regulatory protein 1 isoform X1, giving the protein MTASPDYLVILFVTTAGTNGARLGSDERELLQLLWKVVDLRTKELGHPHDVLVRPDHPELTAECQEVTKVDVESLALAPPLEQALRQFNQSVSNELNIGVGTSFCFCTDGQLHIRQVLHPEASKKNILLPECFYSFFDLRKEFKKCCPGSPDISKLDVAAMTEYLNLDKSSSALPYGASQVEDMGNIILTLISEPYNHKFSDPERVNYKFESGPCSKMELVDDNAVIRARGLPWQSSDQDIARFFKGLNIAKGGAALCLNAQGRRNGEALVRFVSEEHRDLALQRHKHHMGNRYIEVYKATGEDFLKIAGGTSNEVAQFLSKENQVIVRMRGLPFNVTTEEVLTFFGQHCPVTGGKEGVLFVTYPDSRPTGDAFVLFACEEYAQNALKKHKDLLGKRYIELFRSTAAEVQQVLNRYSSTPLIPLPTPPILPVLPQQFVPPTNVRDCIRLRGLPYAATIEDILEFLGEFSTDIRTHGVHMVLNHQGRPSGDAFIQMKSADRAFLAAQKCHKKTMKDRYVEVFQCSAEEMNFVLMGGTLNRNGLSPPPCKLPCLSPPSYSFPAPAAVVPTEAALYQPSMLLNPRTLQPSTAYYPAGAQLFMNYTAYYPR; this is encoded by the exons ATGACGGCGTCTCCCGACTACCTGGTGATCCTCTTTGTGACCACGGCGGGCACCAACGGGGCCAGGCTGGGCTCGGATGAGcgggagctgctccagctcctgtggaaAGTGGTCGACCTGAGGACTAAGGAG CTGGGGCACCCGCACGACGTGCTGGTCAGGCCCGACCACCCGGAGCTGACTGCCGAGTGCCAGGAGGTCACCAAGGTGGACGTGGAGAGCCTGGCACTGGCTCCGCCGCTGGAGCAGGCGTTGAGACAG TTTAATCAGTCCGTGAGCAATGAGCTGAACATTGGTGTAGGtacttccttctgtttctgtacTGATGGGCAGTTGCACATTAGACAGGTTCTGCATCCTGAAGCTTCCAAAAAG AATATCTTGCTGCCTGAATGCTTCTACTCCTTTTTTGACTTGCGGaaagagttcaagaagtgttgCCCTGGCTCACCTGATATTAGCAAGCTTGATGTTGCGGCCATGACAGAAT ATTTAAATCTTGACAAGAGCAGTTCAGCGCTTCCCTATGGAGCCTCTCAAGTTGAAGATATGgggaatattattttaacactAATATCTGAACCATACA ATCACAAGTTTTCAGATCCAGAAAGAGTGAACTACAAATTTGAAAGTGGGCCTTG cagcaagaTGGAACTTGTGGATGACAATGCTGTCATTCGAGCAAGAGGACTACCTTGGCAGTCGTCTGACCAGGACATAGCGAGGTTCTTCAAAGGTTTAAACATTGCCAA GGGAGGTGCTGCACTCTGCCTCAATGCTCAGGGTCGGAGGAATGGGGAGGCTCTCGTGAGGTTTGTAAGTGAAGAGCACAGAGATCTAGCGCTGCAGAGACACAAGCATCACATGGGAAATCGATACATCGAG GTATACAAGGCAACAGGTGAAGACTTCCTTAAAATTGCAGGAG GCACTTCCAACGAGGTTGCACAGTTCTTATCGAAAGAAAACCAAGTGATTGTCAGGATGCGAGGCCTTCCTTTCAATGTGACAACAGAAGAAGTGCTGACGTTCTTTGGCCAGCACTGCCCTGTaacaggagggaaggagggagtcCTATTCGTCACATACCCTGACAGCCGGCCCACGGGGGATGCCTTTGTGTTGTTTGCTTGCGAGGAGTATGCACAGAATGCGCTGAAAAAGCATAAGGACTTGCTGGGAAAAAGGTACATTGAACTCTTCAGGAGCACTGCAGCAGAAGTTCAGCAG GTGCTGAACAGGTACTCGTCCACGCCTCTCATTCCTCTCCCAACGCCTCCTATTCTTCCAGTATTACCTCAGCAATTTGTGCCTCCCACTAACGTCAGAGACTGCATACGTTTGCGTGGCCTTCCCTATGCTGCCACTATTGAGGATATCCTGGAGTTTTTGGGGGAGTTTTCTACAGATATTCGGACCCATGGCGTCCACATGGTACTGAATCACCAG GGACGTCCGTCGGGAGATGCTTTTATTCAGATGAAATCTGCAGACCGAGCTTTTCTGGCTGCGCAGAAGTGTCACAAGAAGACTATGAAGGACAGATATGTTGAAGTCTTTCAATGTTCTGCTGAGGAGATGAACTTTGTATTAATGGGGGGCACTTTAAATCGAAATGGCTTGTCCCCACCACCATGTAAGTTACCAT GCCTTTCACCCCCTTCCTACTCCTTTCCGGCTCCTGCTGCAGTTGTGCCGACAGAAGCTGCTCTGTACCAGCCATCCATGCTTCTGAACCCACGAACACTCCAGCCCTCCACGGCATACTACCCTGCTGGGGCTCAGCTCTTCATGAACTACACAGCGTACTACCCCAggtaa
- the ESRP1 gene encoding epithelial splicing regulatory protein 1 isoform X2 has translation MTASPDYLVILFVTTAGTNGARLGSDERELLQLLWKVVDLRTKELGHPHDVLVRPDHPELTAECQEVTKVDVESLALAPPLEQALRQFNQSVSNELNIGVGTSFCFCTDGQLHIRQVLHPEASKKNILLPECFYSFFDLRKEFKKCCPGSPDISKLDVAAMTEYLNLDKSSSALPYGASQVEDMGNIILTLISEPYNHKFSDPERVNYKFESGPCSKMELVDDNAVIRARGLPWQSSDQDIARFFKGLNIAKGGAALCLNAQGRRNGEALVRFVSEEHRDLALQRHKHHMGNRYIEVYKATGEDFLKIAGGTSNEVAQFLSKENQVIVRMRGLPFNVTTEEVLTFFGQHCPVTGGKEGVLFVTYPDSRPTGDAFVLFACEEYAQNALKKHKDLLGKRYIELFRSTAAEVQQVLNRYSSTPLIPLPTPPILPVLPQQFVPPTNVRDCIRLRGLPYAATIEDILEFLGEFSTDIRTHGVHMVLNHQGRPSGDAFIQMKSADRAFLAAQKCHKKTMKDRYVEVFQCSAEEMNFVLMGGTLNRNGLSPPPCLSPPSYSFPAPAAVVPTEAALYQPSMLLNPRTLQPSTAYYPAGAQLFMNYTAYYPR, from the exons ATGACGGCGTCTCCCGACTACCTGGTGATCCTCTTTGTGACCACGGCGGGCACCAACGGGGCCAGGCTGGGCTCGGATGAGcgggagctgctccagctcctgtggaaAGTGGTCGACCTGAGGACTAAGGAG CTGGGGCACCCGCACGACGTGCTGGTCAGGCCCGACCACCCGGAGCTGACTGCCGAGTGCCAGGAGGTCACCAAGGTGGACGTGGAGAGCCTGGCACTGGCTCCGCCGCTGGAGCAGGCGTTGAGACAG TTTAATCAGTCCGTGAGCAATGAGCTGAACATTGGTGTAGGtacttccttctgtttctgtacTGATGGGCAGTTGCACATTAGACAGGTTCTGCATCCTGAAGCTTCCAAAAAG AATATCTTGCTGCCTGAATGCTTCTACTCCTTTTTTGACTTGCGGaaagagttcaagaagtgttgCCCTGGCTCACCTGATATTAGCAAGCTTGATGTTGCGGCCATGACAGAAT ATTTAAATCTTGACAAGAGCAGTTCAGCGCTTCCCTATGGAGCCTCTCAAGTTGAAGATATGgggaatattattttaacactAATATCTGAACCATACA ATCACAAGTTTTCAGATCCAGAAAGAGTGAACTACAAATTTGAAAGTGGGCCTTG cagcaagaTGGAACTTGTGGATGACAATGCTGTCATTCGAGCAAGAGGACTACCTTGGCAGTCGTCTGACCAGGACATAGCGAGGTTCTTCAAAGGTTTAAACATTGCCAA GGGAGGTGCTGCACTCTGCCTCAATGCTCAGGGTCGGAGGAATGGGGAGGCTCTCGTGAGGTTTGTAAGTGAAGAGCACAGAGATCTAGCGCTGCAGAGACACAAGCATCACATGGGAAATCGATACATCGAG GTATACAAGGCAACAGGTGAAGACTTCCTTAAAATTGCAGGAG GCACTTCCAACGAGGTTGCACAGTTCTTATCGAAAGAAAACCAAGTGATTGTCAGGATGCGAGGCCTTCCTTTCAATGTGACAACAGAAGAAGTGCTGACGTTCTTTGGCCAGCACTGCCCTGTaacaggagggaaggagggagtcCTATTCGTCACATACCCTGACAGCCGGCCCACGGGGGATGCCTTTGTGTTGTTTGCTTGCGAGGAGTATGCACAGAATGCGCTGAAAAAGCATAAGGACTTGCTGGGAAAAAGGTACATTGAACTCTTCAGGAGCACTGCAGCAGAAGTTCAGCAG GTGCTGAACAGGTACTCGTCCACGCCTCTCATTCCTCTCCCAACGCCTCCTATTCTTCCAGTATTACCTCAGCAATTTGTGCCTCCCACTAACGTCAGAGACTGCATACGTTTGCGTGGCCTTCCCTATGCTGCCACTATTGAGGATATCCTGGAGTTTTTGGGGGAGTTTTCTACAGATATTCGGACCCATGGCGTCCACATGGTACTGAATCACCAG GGACGTCCGTCGGGAGATGCTTTTATTCAGATGAAATCTGCAGACCGAGCTTTTCTGGCTGCGCAGAAGTGTCACAAGAAGACTATGAAGGACAGATATGTTGAAGTCTTTCAATGTTCTGCTGAGGAGATGAACTTTGTATTAATGGGGGGCACTTTAAATCGAAATGGCTTGTCCCCACCACCAT GCCTTTCACCCCCTTCCTACTCCTTTCCGGCTCCTGCTGCAGTTGTGCCGACAGAAGCTGCTCTGTACCAGCCATCCATGCTTCTGAACCCACGAACACTCCAGCCCTCCACGGCATACTACCCTGCTGGGGCTCAGCTCTTCATGAACTACACAGCGTACTACCCCAggtaa